The following are encoded in a window of Urocitellus parryii isolate mUroPar1 chromosome 7, mUroPar1.hap1, whole genome shotgun sequence genomic DNA:
- the Gjd3 gene encoding gap junction delta-3 protein yields MGEWAFLGSLLDAVQLQSPLVGRLWLVVMLIFRILVLATVGGAVFEDEQEEFVCNTLQPGCRQICYDRAFPVSHYRFWLFHILLLSAPPVLFVIYSMHQASKEAGGAEGAAPCARGLPEGSCAPCALRARRTRRCYLLSVALRLLAELAFLGGQALLYGFRVAPHFACAGPPCPHTVDCFVSRPTEKTVFVVFYFAVGLLSALLSVAELGHLLWKGRPRSGERDNRCNRAHEEARKLLPPPPPPALPSQRPDPDPYAPPAYAHPAPAGDSEGEGGSGRSKASLATVRQDLTI; encoded by the coding sequence atgggaGAGTGGGCGTTCCTAGGCTCACTGCTGGACGCGGTGCAACTACAATCGCCTCTGGTGGGTCGCCTCTGGTTGGTGGTCATGCTGATCTTCCGCATCCTGGTGCTGGCCACCGTGGGCGGCGCGGTGTTCGAGGACGAGCAAGAGGAGTTTGTGTGCAACACATTGCAGCCGGGTTGTCGCCAGATCTGCTACGACCGCGCCTTCCCAGTCTCCCACTACCGCTTCTGGCTCTTCCACATCCTGCTGCTCTCCGCGCCGCCGGTGCTGTTCGTCATTTACTCCATGCACCAGGCCAGCAAGGAGGCGGGCGGCGCGGAGGGTGCAGCGCCGTGTGCGCGCGGGCTCCCGGAGGGCTCTTGCGCGCCCTGCGCCCTGCGCGCTCGCCGCACGCGCCGCTGCTACCTGCTGAGCGTGGCGCTGCGCCTCCTGGCCGAGCTGGCCTTCCTGGGCGGCCAGGCGCTGCTCTACGGCTTCCGTGTGGCCCCGCACTTCGCGTGCGCCGGCCCGCCCTGCCCGCACACCGTCGATTGCTTCGTGAGCCGGCCCACCGAGAAGACGGTCTTCGTGGTCTTCTACTTCGCCGTGGGGCTGCTCTCGGCGCTGCTCAGCGTGGCCGAGCTGGGCCATCTACTCTGGAAGGGCCGCCCGCGCTCTGGAGAGCGCGACAACCGCTGCAACCGTGCGCACGAGGAGGCGCGGAAGCtgctcccgccgccgccgccgcccgccctGCCATCGCAGCGCCCCGACCCAGATCCCTACGCCCCACCCGCCTATGCGCACCCGGCACCGGCCGGTGACAGCGAAGGCGAGGGCGGAAGCGGCCGCAGCAAGGCGTCACTAGCCACTGTCCGTCAGGACCTGACCATCTAG